From one Parambassis ranga chromosome 5, fParRan2.1, whole genome shotgun sequence genomic stretch:
- the LOC114436638 gene encoding netrin-4 isoform X2 yields MPVTRQMLAALGWLFVLVTRSGAVSRCVDHACSPPLGNLASGRTLLTLSRCCGNSTLHHSGCLHTCLQDAHPPAHMTDDPFMHPNTWWASAGTIQEQQDEIRLDLETQFCLSHVVLVFKSPRPAAMVIERSNDFGKTWEALKVFTQNCSMEFGLPDDFNESGSLCTSRYTSAAPCTGGEVILRTLDPSSAKTLDPYSPEALAQLTLTNLRIRLIKAQTCPASLTSTASTEIPTSAPYAIYTLLARGTCLCHGHAEYCVPYNSSHNKRQDDNMVFGRCLCTHHTAGDHCEKCAPLYNDRPWRPANGSSGESNSCQRCECHGHADSCHFSQRAWISSGGTSGGVCQNCQHNTAGRRCQRCRHGYHRQSSLPISSPYICTRCWCDPQGSLPLPPGENGPWCHPRTGQCHCKSGVGGTSCKHCLPGYWGFGEKGCKPCACRHSCDPTTGQCLNSYTNNQVLNVPIGGKIHDLDHMFTTEEEVQWSKELAVSALHYTGRCSCKEKRLRSVSDLCKAKHDYAIKASVLSAYDKGSHAEVQVKVRKVFRSGKMALSLGTISIYPLSWTSRGCTCPILNPGMEYLLAGPEEPETDHLLVTMQSLVVPWTPRLGLLISDGLRNGCPRSK; encoded by the exons CCACACCTGCCTTCAGGATGCTCACCCACCTGCACACATGACTGATGACCCCTTTATGCATCCAAATACCTGGTGGGCATCAGCTGGTACCAtacaggagcagcaggacgaGATACGTTTGGATCTGGAAACCCAGTTCTGCCTGTCTCATGTGGTTTTGGTGTTCAAGTCACCTCGGCCTGCTGCCATGGTCATTGAACGTTCAAATGACTTTGGGAAGACCTGGGAAGCTCTCAAAGTCTTTACACAGAACTGCAGCATGGAATTTGGTTTACCTGATGACTTCAATGAGTCAGGCTCCCTGTGTACATCCCGTTACACTAGTGCTGCGCCCTGCACTGGAGGGGAG GTAATATTACGTACTCTCGATCCCAGCAGTGCTAAAACTCTTGACCCCTACAGTCCAGAGGCTCTTGCCCAACTAACCCTCACAAATCTGCGCATCAGACTTATAAAGGCTCAGACTTGTCCTGCATCTCTGACATCCACAGCTAGCACAGAAATCCCAACCTCAGCACCCTATGCTATTTATACTTTACTGGCCAGGGGGACCTGCCTGTGCCATGGGCATGCAGAGTATTGTGTGCCATACAACAGTAGCCACAACAAAAGACAGGACGATAACATG GTGTTTGGTAGGTGTCTGTGCACTCACCACACAGCAGGGGACCACTGTGAGAAGTGTGCCCCACTCTATAATGATCGTCCCTGGAGGCCAGCCAATGGTAGCAGCGGAGAGTCCAACTCATGTCAGA GGTGTGAGTGTCACGGTCATGCAGATAGCTGTCACTTCTCTCAGCGGGCATGGATTTCGTCAGGCGGGACCAGTGGGGGTGTTTGTCAAAACTGCCAGCACAATACTGCGGGACGCAGGTGCCAGCGCTGCCGCCACGGCTACCACCGCCAGTCATCGCTGCCCATCAGCTCCCCATACATCTGCACAC GTTGCTGGTGTGATCCACAAGGTTCTTTACCTCTTCCACCAGGAGAGAATGGACCTTGGTGCCACCCAAGGACTGGCCAGTGTCACTGTAAATCTGGTGTAGGAGGCACAAGCTGTAAGCACTGCCTGCCTGGCTACTGGGGCTTTGGAGAGAAGGGCTGCAAACCCTGCGCCTGCCGCCACAGCTGTGATCCAACAACCGGGCAGTGTCTCAACAG CTACACAAATAATCAAGTGCTAAATGTGCCCATCGGTGGAAAAATTCATGATTTGGATCACATGTTCACAACAGAGGAAGAGGTACAGTGGTCAAAGGAGCTTGCAGTCTCTGCTCTGCATTACACAG GGAGGTGCAGCTGTAAGGAGAAAAGGCTAAGAAGTGTCTCTGACCTTTGCAAAGCCAAACATGATTATG CTATCAAGGCGAGTGTGCTGTCTGCTTATGACAAAGGCAGCCATGCAGAAGTACAGGTCAAAGTTCGCAAGGTGTTTCGATCAGGCAAGATGGCTCTCTCCTTAGGGACCATCAGTATCTACCCTCTGTCCTGGACCAGCCGCGGATGCACCTGCCCAATACTAAACCCAG GAATGGAGTACCTTCTTGCAGGCCCAGAGGAGCCTGAAACAGACCATTTGCTCGTCACAATGCAGAGCTTAGTGGTTCCATGGACACCTAGACTGGGCCTATTAATATCAGATGGCCTGAGAAACGGATGCCCGAGATCCAAATGA
- the LOC114436638 gene encoding netrin-4 isoform X1 gives MPVTRQMLAALGWLFVLVTRSGAVSRCVDHACSPPLGNLASGRTLLTLSRCCGNSTLHHSGCLHTCLQDAHPPAHMTDDPFMHPNTWWASAGTIQEQQDEIRLDLETQFCLSHVVLVFKSPRPAAMVIERSNDFGKTWEALKVFTQNCSMEFGLPDDFNESGSLCTSRYTSAAPCTGGEVILRTLDPSSAKTLDPYSPEALAQLTLTNLRIRLIKAQTCPASLTSTASTEIPTSAPYAIYTLLARGTCLCHGHAEYCVPYNSSHNKRQDDNMCMLQVFGRCLCTHHTAGDHCEKCAPLYNDRPWRPANGSSGESNSCQRCECHGHADSCHFSQRAWISSGGTSGGVCQNCQHNTAGRRCQRCRHGYHRQSSLPISSPYICTRCWCDPQGSLPLPPGENGPWCHPRTGQCHCKSGVGGTSCKHCLPGYWGFGEKGCKPCACRHSCDPTTGQCLNSYTNNQVLNVPIGGKIHDLDHMFTTEEEVQWSKELAVSALHYTGRCSCKEKRLRSVSDLCKAKHDYAIKASVLSAYDKGSHAEVQVKVRKVFRSGKMALSLGTISIYPLSWTSRGCTCPILNPGMEYLLAGPEEPETDHLLVTMQSLVVPWTPRLGLLISDGLRNGCPRSK, from the exons CCACACCTGCCTTCAGGATGCTCACCCACCTGCACACATGACTGATGACCCCTTTATGCATCCAAATACCTGGTGGGCATCAGCTGGTACCAtacaggagcagcaggacgaGATACGTTTGGATCTGGAAACCCAGTTCTGCCTGTCTCATGTGGTTTTGGTGTTCAAGTCACCTCGGCCTGCTGCCATGGTCATTGAACGTTCAAATGACTTTGGGAAGACCTGGGAAGCTCTCAAAGTCTTTACACAGAACTGCAGCATGGAATTTGGTTTACCTGATGACTTCAATGAGTCAGGCTCCCTGTGTACATCCCGTTACACTAGTGCTGCGCCCTGCACTGGAGGGGAG GTAATATTACGTACTCTCGATCCCAGCAGTGCTAAAACTCTTGACCCCTACAGTCCAGAGGCTCTTGCCCAACTAACCCTCACAAATCTGCGCATCAGACTTATAAAGGCTCAGACTTGTCCTGCATCTCTGACATCCACAGCTAGCACAGAAATCCCAACCTCAGCACCCTATGCTATTTATACTTTACTGGCCAGGGGGACCTGCCTGTGCCATGGGCATGCAGAGTATTGTGTGCCATACAACAGTAGCCACAACAAAAGACAGGACGATAACATG TGTATGTTGCAGGTGTTTGGTAGGTGTCTGTGCACTCACCACACAGCAGGGGACCACTGTGAGAAGTGTGCCCCACTCTATAATGATCGTCCCTGGAGGCCAGCCAATGGTAGCAGCGGAGAGTCCAACTCATGTCAGA GGTGTGAGTGTCACGGTCATGCAGATAGCTGTCACTTCTCTCAGCGGGCATGGATTTCGTCAGGCGGGACCAGTGGGGGTGTTTGTCAAAACTGCCAGCACAATACTGCGGGACGCAGGTGCCAGCGCTGCCGCCACGGCTACCACCGCCAGTCATCGCTGCCCATCAGCTCCCCATACATCTGCACAC GTTGCTGGTGTGATCCACAAGGTTCTTTACCTCTTCCACCAGGAGAGAATGGACCTTGGTGCCACCCAAGGACTGGCCAGTGTCACTGTAAATCTGGTGTAGGAGGCACAAGCTGTAAGCACTGCCTGCCTGGCTACTGGGGCTTTGGAGAGAAGGGCTGCAAACCCTGCGCCTGCCGCCACAGCTGTGATCCAACAACCGGGCAGTGTCTCAACAG CTACACAAATAATCAAGTGCTAAATGTGCCCATCGGTGGAAAAATTCATGATTTGGATCACATGTTCACAACAGAGGAAGAGGTACAGTGGTCAAAGGAGCTTGCAGTCTCTGCTCTGCATTACACAG GGAGGTGCAGCTGTAAGGAGAAAAGGCTAAGAAGTGTCTCTGACCTTTGCAAAGCCAAACATGATTATG CTATCAAGGCGAGTGTGCTGTCTGCTTATGACAAAGGCAGCCATGCAGAAGTACAGGTCAAAGTTCGCAAGGTGTTTCGATCAGGCAAGATGGCTCTCTCCTTAGGGACCATCAGTATCTACCCTCTGTCCTGGACCAGCCGCGGATGCACCTGCCCAATACTAAACCCAG GAATGGAGTACCTTCTTGCAGGCCCAGAGGAGCCTGAAACAGACCATTTGCTCGTCACAATGCAGAGCTTAGTGGTTCCATGGACACCTAGACTGGGCCTATTAATATCAGATGGCCTGAGAAACGGATGCCCGAGATCCAAATGA
- the LOC114436638 gene encoding netrin-4 isoform X3 — translation MTDDPFMHPNTWWASAGTIQEQQDEIRLDLETQFCLSHVVLVFKSPRPAAMVIERSNDFGKTWEALKVFTQNCSMEFGLPDDFNESGSLCTSRYTSAAPCTGGEVILRTLDPSSAKTLDPYSPEALAQLTLTNLRIRLIKAQTCPASLTSTASTEIPTSAPYAIYTLLARGTCLCHGHAEYCVPYNSSHNKRQDDNMCMLQVFGRCLCTHHTAGDHCEKCAPLYNDRPWRPANGSSGESNSCQRCECHGHADSCHFSQRAWISSGGTSGGVCQNCQHNTAGRRCQRCRHGYHRQSSLPISSPYICTRCWCDPQGSLPLPPGENGPWCHPRTGQCHCKSGVGGTSCKHCLPGYWGFGEKGCKPCACRHSCDPTTGQCLNSYTNNQVLNVPIGGKIHDLDHMFTTEEEVQWSKELAVSALHYTGRCSCKEKRLRSVSDLCKAKHDYAIKASVLSAYDKGSHAEVQVKVRKVFRSGKMALSLGTISIYPLSWTSRGCTCPILNPGMEYLLAGPEEPETDHLLVTMQSLVVPWTPRLGLLISDGLRNGCPRSK, via the exons ATGACTGATGACCCCTTTATGCATCCAAATACCTGGTGGGCATCAGCTGGTACCAtacaggagcagcaggacgaGATACGTTTGGATCTGGAAACCCAGTTCTGCCTGTCTCATGTGGTTTTGGTGTTCAAGTCACCTCGGCCTGCTGCCATGGTCATTGAACGTTCAAATGACTTTGGGAAGACCTGGGAAGCTCTCAAAGTCTTTACACAGAACTGCAGCATGGAATTTGGTTTACCTGATGACTTCAATGAGTCAGGCTCCCTGTGTACATCCCGTTACACTAGTGCTGCGCCCTGCACTGGAGGGGAG GTAATATTACGTACTCTCGATCCCAGCAGTGCTAAAACTCTTGACCCCTACAGTCCAGAGGCTCTTGCCCAACTAACCCTCACAAATCTGCGCATCAGACTTATAAAGGCTCAGACTTGTCCTGCATCTCTGACATCCACAGCTAGCACAGAAATCCCAACCTCAGCACCCTATGCTATTTATACTTTACTGGCCAGGGGGACCTGCCTGTGCCATGGGCATGCAGAGTATTGTGTGCCATACAACAGTAGCCACAACAAAAGACAGGACGATAACATG TGTATGTTGCAGGTGTTTGGTAGGTGTCTGTGCACTCACCACACAGCAGGGGACCACTGTGAGAAGTGTGCCCCACTCTATAATGATCGTCCCTGGAGGCCAGCCAATGGTAGCAGCGGAGAGTCCAACTCATGTCAGA GGTGTGAGTGTCACGGTCATGCAGATAGCTGTCACTTCTCTCAGCGGGCATGGATTTCGTCAGGCGGGACCAGTGGGGGTGTTTGTCAAAACTGCCAGCACAATACTGCGGGACGCAGGTGCCAGCGCTGCCGCCACGGCTACCACCGCCAGTCATCGCTGCCCATCAGCTCCCCATACATCTGCACAC GTTGCTGGTGTGATCCACAAGGTTCTTTACCTCTTCCACCAGGAGAGAATGGACCTTGGTGCCACCCAAGGACTGGCCAGTGTCACTGTAAATCTGGTGTAGGAGGCACAAGCTGTAAGCACTGCCTGCCTGGCTACTGGGGCTTTGGAGAGAAGGGCTGCAAACCCTGCGCCTGCCGCCACAGCTGTGATCCAACAACCGGGCAGTGTCTCAACAG CTACACAAATAATCAAGTGCTAAATGTGCCCATCGGTGGAAAAATTCATGATTTGGATCACATGTTCACAACAGAGGAAGAGGTACAGTGGTCAAAGGAGCTTGCAGTCTCTGCTCTGCATTACACAG GGAGGTGCAGCTGTAAGGAGAAAAGGCTAAGAAGTGTCTCTGACCTTTGCAAAGCCAAACATGATTATG CTATCAAGGCGAGTGTGCTGTCTGCTTATGACAAAGGCAGCCATGCAGAAGTACAGGTCAAAGTTCGCAAGGTGTTTCGATCAGGCAAGATGGCTCTCTCCTTAGGGACCATCAGTATCTACCCTCTGTCCTGGACCAGCCGCGGATGCACCTGCCCAATACTAAACCCAG GAATGGAGTACCTTCTTGCAGGCCCAGAGGAGCCTGAAACAGACCATTTGCTCGTCACAATGCAGAGCTTAGTGGTTCCATGGACACCTAGACTGGGCCTATTAATATCAGATGGCCTGAGAAACGGATGCCCGAGATCCAAATGA